A region of Triplophysa dalaica isolate WHDGS20190420 chromosome 20, ASM1584641v1, whole genome shotgun sequence DNA encodes the following proteins:
- the LOC130409715 gene encoding specifically androgen-regulated gene protein — MPKSDSWPRGISKEPVSGMNSTGSCDSMVSINSYFSDDSLDHLSAEEKACVMFLDETIESLDVDDDSGLSNDEPDRPSYDIAGKIAQYPSVYNNKPEAHEDPNKILGRSHRPSAKYLVPTPLLVAGGNAKLESRPSKFSPKDKPAVFIDGFRSASDHQQTPLAALKRSELSQSVNAKHSTGLSREVDDLPPSFIPEPPVRSHASSNSPKSLDPKKQQKVSSEMSWIPPPSNFMDETDKAAPRYSAPPPTVVDELPEWTPELPNPAKPAEVNKSKCIDPAPSRQSLSKNDIENLRLKALMKKTPLTPVMIVQHSGADMPRTPSPSSEQVPAVLKEYKDPKTPPPVAPKHKLPSNIILKSHKEPGAAHLLLSPIDRTPLDQQKIRMEALRKLGLLKNDNVDSGSSVSPSVSPTFKSKDLSPVSPHGPSVHLTSHTLEPPPDQSRFTGWPVTGDTQLPIDTRHREVASRESFLKKPLPRPNEMKSSSLGRSGVGLSSIVVEPRTSKTNLDTTNVELSPGQSGKSRARPLSVESAKDLSLGHPEVDFNKSFHSNSVLPAHTGGDAQKLPRSNGISVVITPHGSNGGSRREALKKLGLLKDGGGH, encoded by the exons ATGCCAAAAAGTGACAGCTGGCCAAGGGGCATTTCCAAGGAACCTGTGTCTGGTATGAACAGCACAGGGAGCTGTGATAGCATGGTCAGCATCAACTCTTACTTT AGTGACGACAGTCTGGATCATCTCTCTGCCGAGGAGAAAGCATGTGTTATGTTCCTGGATGAGACCATTGAATCTTTGGATGTGGATGATGACAGCGGACTGTCTAATGATGAGCCCGATCGCCCCTCTTATGATATAGCGGGGAAAATAGCTCAGTACCCTTCTGTCTACAACAACAAACCTGAGG CCCATGAGGATCCAAATAAAATCTTAGGAAGGAGTCACAGACCATCTGCAAAATACCTTGTTCCAACTCCGTTACTCGTTGCCGGTGGAAATGCCAAACTGGAGAGCAGACCAAGTAAATTTTCACCCAAAGACAAACCTGCCGTGTTTATCGATGGCTTCAGGTCAGCCTCTGACCATCAACAAACACCACTGGCGGCTTTAAAAAGATCAGAATTATCACAATCAGTAAATGCTAAACACAGCACTGGACTATCGAGAGAAGTGGATGACCTGCCGCCTTCTTTCATTCCTGAACCTCCGGTTAGATCTCATGCGTCCAGTAACAGTCCTAAAAGTTTAGACCCTAAGAAGCAACAGAAGGTCTCCTCAGAGATGAGCTGGATTCCTCCTCCTTCAAATTTCATGGACGAAACAGATAAAGCTGCTCCACGTTATTCAGCACCACCTCCAACTGTGGTTGATGAACTGCCGGAATGGACTCCTGAACTTCCAAATCCTGCCAAGCCAGCAGAGGTGAACAAATCAAAATGTATAGATCCAGCACCATCAAGACAATCACTGTCCAAAAATGACATTGAAAACTTGCGGCTGAAAGCTTTGATGAAGAAAACACCTCTGACGCCGGTAATGATCGTGCAGCATTCTGGAGCAGACATGCCAAGAACACCTTCACCATCTTCTGAACAGGTACCAGCTGTTCTAAAAGAATACAAGGACCCCAAAACCCCTCCGCCTGTGGCACCCAAACACAAACTTCCTTCTAATATCATCCTCAAAAGCCACAAAGAACCAGGGGCTGCACACTTGCTCCTGTCGCCGATCGATCGCACTCCGTTGGATCAGCAGAAGATACGAATGGAGGCATTGAGAAAATTAGGCCTGTTAAAGAACGACAACGTCGATTCAGGGTCCAGTGTCTCTCCTTCTGTATCACCGACATTCAAATCTAAAGATCTGAGTCCAGTGTCCCCTCACGGCCCATCTGTGCACTTAACATCACATACTCTGGAACCGCCACCGGACCAGTCGAGATTTACAGGATGGCCTGTAACAGGAGATACACAACTGCCGATAGACACAAGACACAGAGAAGTGGCAAGTAGAGAAAGCTTTTTGAAGAAGCCACTGCCTCGGCCCAATGAGATGAAATCGTCTTCGCTGGGAAGGTCGGGTGTCGGTCTTAGCAGCATCGTTGTGGAACCAAGAACATCGAAGACAAATCTGGACACCACCAATGTTGAGCTATCACCCGGACAGTCTGGGAAAAGCCGAGCTCGACCTCTTTCTGTGGAAAGCGCCAAGGACTTGAGTTTGGGACATCCGGAGGTCGATTTCAACAAATCGTTTCATTCCAATTCGGTTTTGCCCGCACACACAGGTGGTGATGCCCAAAAGTTGCCCCGATCGAATGGAATAAGTGTGGTTATTACCCCTCACGGGAGTAACGGAGGAAGCAGACGTGAAGCGCTGAAGAAACTGGGATTACTGAAGGATGGTGGCGGTCACTGA
- the LOC130409407 gene encoding peptidase inhibitor 16: MYGNTALRNAGLWILLSLAAGHLTEQQTSTIVDIHNDIRSQVKPSAAFMQKVVWDETLRLVAEAYATKCILDNNPKLKSLKLGENLFATTRPINVTEAMNNWILQSHYYDYENNYCTEDEICGHYTQMVWADSKRIGCAAHVCETLKGLDQKSTLLVCNYYPTGNCEGQRPYQSGMSCLNCPEELSMCEKNICVKKRPSEDSPEATKHPAASTKQNATPPRTHEPTSVPEEPTEGHSRIRKTGIDVIKAGTEVEKTLAPLLMLVWLSAAFIL; this comes from the exons ATGTATGGGAATACGGCCCTCCGGAATGCCGGTCTCTGGATTCTTCTGAGTTTAGCGGCGGGTCACCTGACAGAGCAACAGACATCTACCATCGTAGATATTCACAATGATATCCGCTCGCAGGTCAAGCCCAGCGCTGCCTTCATGCAGAAAGTG GTATGGGACGAGACATTGCGTCTGGTGGCAGAAGCATATGCAACCAAATGTATCTTGGACAACAACCCTAAACTCAAGAGCCTCAAACTGGGGGAAAACCTCTTTGCAACCACTAGACCAATTAATGTTACCGAAGCAATGAATAACTG GATTCTACAGagtcattattatgattatGAAAACAACTACTGCACTGAAGACGAAATATGTGGTCACTATACTCAG ATGGTGTGGGCGGACAGCAAACGAATCGGATGTGCCGCTCATGTTTGTGAGACTCTTAAGGGGCTGGATCAAAAGTCCACTCTTCTCGTCTGCAATTATTATCCGAC AGGAAACTGTGAAGGACAGAGACCATATCAGTCAGGAATGTCGTGCTTAAATTGTCCAGAGGAATTGTCAATGTGTGAGAAGAACATCTGTG TGAAAAAACGTCCATCGGAGGATTCACCTGAAGCCACAAAACATCCAGCCGCCTCAACCAAGCAAAACGCCACCCCACCCCGTACACACGAGCCCACCTCTGTTCCTGAAGAGCCCACTGAGGGACACAGTAGAATAAGGAAGACAGGCATTGATGTCATAAAGGCTGGAACAGAGGTGGAGAAAACTTTAGCACCTCTGCTGATGCTCGTCTGGCTTTCTGCAGCtttcattctgtga